The following proteins are co-located in the Malus sylvestris chromosome 13, drMalSylv7.2, whole genome shotgun sequence genome:
- the LOC126594932 gene encoding putative U-box domain-containing protein 42 isoform X2 yields MAIMVLKTAENCPENAMEILQSISKSVCLAKDLVERCQIGVQPFSDAELRLIIAQLEEVIKNVGECLSMIPPFTFGDQEYAEVAVRSLSNEMQNARLRTQASQINELNTKVWSLEEQLQEEPTATEMDFYSLNFEVSTENPHVLDTPQLVEILKSTSWVSKRNDANMSGSITTLPQVGEYMEPLYESFFCPLTKKIMDDPVTIRSGVTYERKAIVEWFEKFNCSEEIFCPTTGQKLASKDFNSNKALKSTIAEWKDRNEAERIKVARAALSLASSEHMVLEAVKDVHSICQRNPYNKIQVRSVGILPLLVQCLEYEDKDVKCAALELLQQLAEDDNNSKEEIAQTINISTTIKMLSSTHQSLRHASLLFLLELSRSQSLCEKIGSVTGAIFMLVTIKYRRYTDVFASEKAEEILSNLEHFPNNIKHMAENGLMEPLLKNLNEGCEEIKIEMASYLGEIVVGQDQKTYVAEMASPALIEMVHNGNTMARRAAFNALGQLSLYHPNGKILQEAGIIQVMVEEMFIRKIQNEPMDSTSEAAAILANIFESGLELENLPANSHGHTLTSDYVVCNIIYMLKNATADELSNNLIRILLLIAEIPRSAAAIVSMVKETEASYTLIELINNPHEKLSITAIKLLTVLSPHMGHLLSERLCKTRGQPENLIHKPTETTLISEKHAVSAKFLAQLPHDNLTLNLALLYNNTVPTILQAISQIQGDVTSSRFISAYLEGLVGILVRFTTTLYEPQILFLARTHNFTSVFTELLMKTSSDEVQRLSAIGLKNLSTESIKLSKLPQSKKTKLLYLPKYLPCGSPRRRKTPLCPVHRGVCSSQNSFCIVDAKAVERLLVCLGHENAEVVEAALSAICTLLDDKVDVEKGVIMLSEANAVQHVLNVVKEHRKEGLWQKSLWVIEKFLNKGGDSKSASDISNDRVLPAVLVSAFHHGAGDTRQIAEKILKHLNKMPDPCASNRTM; encoded by the exons ATGGCGATTATGGTGTTGAAGACGGCtgaaaactgcccagaaaatgCAATGGAAATTCTGCAGTCGATATCCAAGAGTGTTTGTTTGGCCAAAGATCTTGTGGAGAGATGCCAAATTGGCGTCCAACCATTTTCAGATGCTGAACTGAGGCTCATTATAGCACAACTGGAGGAGGTCATTAAAAACGTAGGAGAATGCTTGAGCATGATACCGCCATTTACATTTGGAGACCAAGAATACGCAGAAGTTGCAGTTCGGTCCCTTTCAAATGAGATGCAGAATGCTCGCCTTAGAACTCAAGCGTCTCAGATCAATGAGCTCAATACAAAGGTGTGGTCCCTGGAGGAGCAACTACAGGAAGAACCGACAGCGACAGAAATGGATTTCTACTCCCTAAATTTTGAGGTTTCCACAGAGAATCCTCACGTTTTGGATACACCTCAACTGGTTGAAATCCTTAAAAGCACTAGCTGGGTAAGCAAAAGAAATGATGCGAACATGAGTGGATCTATAACGACATTGCCACAGGTGGGTGAATACATGGAGCCTCTGTATGAGAGTTTTTTCTGCCCACTGACAAAGAAGATCATGGATGACCCAGTAACCATAAGAAGCGGAGTGACATACGAGAGGAAAGCAATTGTTGAGTGGTTTGAGAAGTTCAATTGCTCGGAAGAAATCTTCTGCCCAACCACTGGCCAGAAGTTGGCAAGTAAAGATTTCAATTCCAATAAAGCTCTAAAATCCACAATAGCGGAGTGGAAGGACAGGAACGAAGCAGAGAGGATTAAGGTTGCCCGAGCAGCATTGTCCTTGGCTAGTTCAGAGCATATGGTGCTTGAAGCAGTAAAAGATGTGCACAGTATCTGCCAAAGGAACCCATACAATAAGATACAAGTTCGTAGTGTCGGAATATTGCCCTTGCTTGTTCAGTGCCTGGAGTACGAAGACAAAGATGTTAAATGTGCAGCGCTGGAACTTTTGCAGCAACTGGCGGAAGATGATAACAACAGCAAG GAAGAGATTGCGCAAACGATAAATATTTCAACTACAATCAAAATGCTTTCTAGTACTCACCAGTCCCTAAGGCATGCATCATTGCTGTTCTTACTTGAGCTTTCAAGATCACAATCATTATGTGAGAAAATCGGATCAGTTACTGGAGCAATCTTTATGCTGGTCACAATTAAATACAGAAGGTATACCGATGTCTTTGCTTCGGAAAAAGCAGAAGAAATCTTGAGTAATTTAGAGCATTTTCCAAATAACATCAAACACATGGCAGAAAATGGACTCATGGAACCCCTCCTAAAGAATCTTAATGAAG GTTGTGAAGAGATAAAGATAGAGATGGCAAGTTACCTCGGGGAAATTGTTGTTGGGCAAGACCAAAAAACATACGTTGCTGAGATGGCCTCTCCTGCTCTCATCGAAATGGTACATAACGGAAATACGATGGCCAGAAGGGCAGCATTCAATGCTCTGGGGCAACTCTCATTGTACCACCCAAATGGAAAAATACTTCAAGAAGCTGGAATTATACAAGTCATGGTTGAAGAGATGTTCATTCGGAAAATTCAAAACGAACCAATGGACTCAACAAGTGAAGCAGCTGCAATCCTTGCAAACATATTTGAGTCCGGGCTTGAGCTTGAGAACCTCCCCGCTAATTCTCATGGTCACACTTTGACTTCCGACTATGTTGTGTGCAACATCATCTACATGCTCAAGAACGCAACCGCAGATGAACTAAGTAACAACCTTATCAGAATTCTTCTGTTGATTGCCGAGATCCCCAGATCAGCAGCGGCCATTGTCTCGATGGTAAAAGAGACTGAAGCAAGCTACACCCTCATTGAACTCATCAACAACCCACACGAAAAACTTTCCATCACAGCGATCAAGCTACTAACTGTTCTTTCACCCCATATGGGCCACCTACTATCAGAAAGACTCTGCAAAACCAGAGGCCAGCCTGAGAACCTTATCCATAAACCAACTGAAACAACCCTCATCTCCGAGAAGCACGCAGTTTCAGCAAAATTTCTAGCGCAACTTCCCCACGACAACCTGACACTAAACCTAGCTCTTCTATACAATAACACAGTGCCTACAATCCTGCAAGCAATCAGTCAAATCCAAGGAGATGTCACATCAAGCAGGTTCATAAGCGCATACTTAGAAGGCCTAGTGGGAATTCTAGTCAGATTCACAACAACACTATACGAACCCCAAATACTGTTTCTAGCAAGAACCCACAACTTCACTTCAGTATTCACAGAGCTGCTCATGAAAACATCAAGTGATGAAGTTCAGAGGTTATCAGCAATCGGGTTGAAGAATCTTTCCACAGAGTCGATAAAACTATCAAAACTGCCACAAAGCAAGAAAACCAAGTTGTTGTACCTGCCCAAGTACCTACCTTGTGGATCACCGAGGAGGAGGAAAACACCGCTGTGCCCGGTTCACAGAGGGGTATGTTCTTCACAAAACTCATTCTGCATTGTTGATGCGAAGGCGGTTGAGAGGCTGTTAGTGTGTTTGGGGCATGAGAATGCAGAAGTTGTCGAAGCTGCATTGTCGGCAATATGTACATTGTTGGATGACAAAGTTGACGTCGAGAAGGGTGTGATCATGCTGAGTGAGGCTAATGCTGTGCAGCATGTTTTGAATGTGGTGAAAGAGCACAGGAAAGAGGGGCTGTGGCAGAAGTCGCTTTGGGTGATCGAGAAGTTTTTGAATAAAGGCGGGGATAGTAAGTCGGCTTCGGACATATCAAACGACAGGGTTTTGCCTGCCGTACTGGTGAGCGCTTTCCATCATGGAGCTGGAGATACCAGGCAGATCGCTGAGAAAATTTTAAAGCATTTGAATAAGATGCCCGATCCCTGTGCTTCCAACCGTACCATGTAA
- the LOC126594932 gene encoding putative U-box domain-containing protein 42 isoform X1 — protein MSLKEDGNPIENLAETILASISEIAVSVSSLEVGWEFFIETACYLYRASMAIMVLKTAENCPENAMEILQSISKSVCLAKDLVERCQIGVQPFSDAELRLIIAQLEEVIKNVGECLSMIPPFTFGDQEYAEVAVRSLSNEMQNARLRTQASQINELNTKVWSLEEQLQEEPTATEMDFYSLNFEVSTENPHVLDTPQLVEILKSTSWVSKRNDANMSGSITTLPQVGEYMEPLYESFFCPLTKKIMDDPVTIRSGVTYERKAIVEWFEKFNCSEEIFCPTTGQKLASKDFNSNKALKSTIAEWKDRNEAERIKVARAALSLASSEHMVLEAVKDVHSICQRNPYNKIQVRSVGILPLLVQCLEYEDKDVKCAALELLQQLAEDDNNSKEEIAQTINISTTIKMLSSTHQSLRHASLLFLLELSRSQSLCEKIGSVTGAIFMLVTIKYRRYTDVFASEKAEEILSNLEHFPNNIKHMAENGLMEPLLKNLNEGCEEIKIEMASYLGEIVVGQDQKTYVAEMASPALIEMVHNGNTMARRAAFNALGQLSLYHPNGKILQEAGIIQVMVEEMFIRKIQNEPMDSTSEAAAILANIFESGLELENLPANSHGHTLTSDYVVCNIIYMLKNATADELSNNLIRILLLIAEIPRSAAAIVSMVKETEASYTLIELINNPHEKLSITAIKLLTVLSPHMGHLLSERLCKTRGQPENLIHKPTETTLISEKHAVSAKFLAQLPHDNLTLNLALLYNNTVPTILQAISQIQGDVTSSRFISAYLEGLVGILVRFTTTLYEPQILFLARTHNFTSVFTELLMKTSSDEVQRLSAIGLKNLSTESIKLSKLPQSKKTKLLYLPKYLPCGSPRRRKTPLCPVHRGVCSSQNSFCIVDAKAVERLLVCLGHENAEVVEAALSAICTLLDDKVDVEKGVIMLSEANAVQHVLNVVKEHRKEGLWQKSLWVIEKFLNKGGDSKSASDISNDRVLPAVLVSAFHHGAGDTRQIAEKILKHLNKMPDPCASNRTM, from the exons ATGTCG CTCAAGGAAGATGGAAATCCGATCGAGAATCTTGCAGAGACCATATTGGCATCCATTTCAGAGATCGCAGTATCGGTATCAAGCCTAGAGGTGGGATGGGAATTTTTTATCGAAACTGCATGCTACCTATATCGAGCTTCCATGGCGATTATGGTGTTGAAGACGGCtgaaaactgcccagaaaatgCAATGGAAATTCTGCAGTCGATATCCAAGAGTGTTTGTTTGGCCAAAGATCTTGTGGAGAGATGCCAAATTGGCGTCCAACCATTTTCAGATGCTGAACTGAGGCTCATTATAGCACAACTGGAGGAGGTCATTAAAAACGTAGGAGAATGCTTGAGCATGATACCGCCATTTACATTTGGAGACCAAGAATACGCAGAAGTTGCAGTTCGGTCCCTTTCAAATGAGATGCAGAATGCTCGCCTTAGAACTCAAGCGTCTCAGATCAATGAGCTCAATACAAAGGTGTGGTCCCTGGAGGAGCAACTACAGGAAGAACCGACAGCGACAGAAATGGATTTCTACTCCCTAAATTTTGAGGTTTCCACAGAGAATCCTCACGTTTTGGATACACCTCAACTGGTTGAAATCCTTAAAAGCACTAGCTGGGTAAGCAAAAGAAATGATGCGAACATGAGTGGATCTATAACGACATTGCCACAGGTGGGTGAATACATGGAGCCTCTGTATGAGAGTTTTTTCTGCCCACTGACAAAGAAGATCATGGATGACCCAGTAACCATAAGAAGCGGAGTGACATACGAGAGGAAAGCAATTGTTGAGTGGTTTGAGAAGTTCAATTGCTCGGAAGAAATCTTCTGCCCAACCACTGGCCAGAAGTTGGCAAGTAAAGATTTCAATTCCAATAAAGCTCTAAAATCCACAATAGCGGAGTGGAAGGACAGGAACGAAGCAGAGAGGATTAAGGTTGCCCGAGCAGCATTGTCCTTGGCTAGTTCAGAGCATATGGTGCTTGAAGCAGTAAAAGATGTGCACAGTATCTGCCAAAGGAACCCATACAATAAGATACAAGTTCGTAGTGTCGGAATATTGCCCTTGCTTGTTCAGTGCCTGGAGTACGAAGACAAAGATGTTAAATGTGCAGCGCTGGAACTTTTGCAGCAACTGGCGGAAGATGATAACAACAGCAAG GAAGAGATTGCGCAAACGATAAATATTTCAACTACAATCAAAATGCTTTCTAGTACTCACCAGTCCCTAAGGCATGCATCATTGCTGTTCTTACTTGAGCTTTCAAGATCACAATCATTATGTGAGAAAATCGGATCAGTTACTGGAGCAATCTTTATGCTGGTCACAATTAAATACAGAAGGTATACCGATGTCTTTGCTTCGGAAAAAGCAGAAGAAATCTTGAGTAATTTAGAGCATTTTCCAAATAACATCAAACACATGGCAGAAAATGGACTCATGGAACCCCTCCTAAAGAATCTTAATGAAG GTTGTGAAGAGATAAAGATAGAGATGGCAAGTTACCTCGGGGAAATTGTTGTTGGGCAAGACCAAAAAACATACGTTGCTGAGATGGCCTCTCCTGCTCTCATCGAAATGGTACATAACGGAAATACGATGGCCAGAAGGGCAGCATTCAATGCTCTGGGGCAACTCTCATTGTACCACCCAAATGGAAAAATACTTCAAGAAGCTGGAATTATACAAGTCATGGTTGAAGAGATGTTCATTCGGAAAATTCAAAACGAACCAATGGACTCAACAAGTGAAGCAGCTGCAATCCTTGCAAACATATTTGAGTCCGGGCTTGAGCTTGAGAACCTCCCCGCTAATTCTCATGGTCACACTTTGACTTCCGACTATGTTGTGTGCAACATCATCTACATGCTCAAGAACGCAACCGCAGATGAACTAAGTAACAACCTTATCAGAATTCTTCTGTTGATTGCCGAGATCCCCAGATCAGCAGCGGCCATTGTCTCGATGGTAAAAGAGACTGAAGCAAGCTACACCCTCATTGAACTCATCAACAACCCACACGAAAAACTTTCCATCACAGCGATCAAGCTACTAACTGTTCTTTCACCCCATATGGGCCACCTACTATCAGAAAGACTCTGCAAAACCAGAGGCCAGCCTGAGAACCTTATCCATAAACCAACTGAAACAACCCTCATCTCCGAGAAGCACGCAGTTTCAGCAAAATTTCTAGCGCAACTTCCCCACGACAACCTGACACTAAACCTAGCTCTTCTATACAATAACACAGTGCCTACAATCCTGCAAGCAATCAGTCAAATCCAAGGAGATGTCACATCAAGCAGGTTCATAAGCGCATACTTAGAAGGCCTAGTGGGAATTCTAGTCAGATTCACAACAACACTATACGAACCCCAAATACTGTTTCTAGCAAGAACCCACAACTTCACTTCAGTATTCACAGAGCTGCTCATGAAAACATCAAGTGATGAAGTTCAGAGGTTATCAGCAATCGGGTTGAAGAATCTTTCCACAGAGTCGATAAAACTATCAAAACTGCCACAAAGCAAGAAAACCAAGTTGTTGTACCTGCCCAAGTACCTACCTTGTGGATCACCGAGGAGGAGGAAAACACCGCTGTGCCCGGTTCACAGAGGGGTATGTTCTTCACAAAACTCATTCTGCATTGTTGATGCGAAGGCGGTTGAGAGGCTGTTAGTGTGTTTGGGGCATGAGAATGCAGAAGTTGTCGAAGCTGCATTGTCGGCAATATGTACATTGTTGGATGACAAAGTTGACGTCGAGAAGGGTGTGATCATGCTGAGTGAGGCTAATGCTGTGCAGCATGTTTTGAATGTGGTGAAAGAGCACAGGAAAGAGGGGCTGTGGCAGAAGTCGCTTTGGGTGATCGAGAAGTTTTTGAATAAAGGCGGGGATAGTAAGTCGGCTTCGGACATATCAAACGACAGGGTTTTGCCTGCCGTACTGGTGAGCGCTTTCCATCATGGAGCTGGAGATACCAGGCAGATCGCTGAGAAAATTTTAAAGCATTTGAATAAGATGCCCGATCCCTGTGCTTCCAACCGTACCATGTAA